The following proteins come from a genomic window of Prionailurus viverrinus isolate Anna chromosome D1, UM_Priviv_1.0, whole genome shotgun sequence:
- the LOC125147053 gene encoding olfactory receptor 1030-like, whose translation MLQTNYTAVTEFILLGLTDRAELQPVLFVVFLVIYLITVVGNVSMILLIRSDSKLHTPMYFFLSHLSFVDLCYATSVAPQMLVHFLSKRKAISFLGCLLQFHFFIALVITDYYMLTVMAYDRYMAICNPLLYGSKMSRCVCLSLVATPYIYGFANGLAQTILMLRLSFCGPNEINHFYCADPPLIVLACSDTYVKETAMFVVAGFNLTCSLAIILISYIFIFTTVLRIRSAEGRRKAFSTCGSHLTAVTIFYGTLFCMHLRPPSETSVEQGKIVAVFYIFVSPMLNPLIYSLRNKDVKQAIRKVVQEKLLTK comes from the coding sequence ATGTTACAGACAAACTACACAGCAGTGACTGAGTTTATCCTCCTGGGACTGACAGATCGAGCCGAGTTGCAGCCTGTCCTTTTTGTGGTCTTCCTGGTCATCTACCTTATCACAGTAGTTGGCAACGTGAGCATGATTTTGTTAATCCGAAGTGACTCAAAACTTCAcacgcccatgtacttcttcctcagccATCTCTCCTTTGTGGATCTCTGTTACGCTACCAGTGTCGCTCCGCAGATGCTGGTTCATTTCTTATCCAAGAGAAAAGCCATTTCCTTCCTTGGTTGCCTTCTACAATTCCACTTTTTCATTGCCCTGGTGATCACGGATTATTATATGCTGACGGTGATGGCTTACGACCGCTACATGGCGATCTGCAACCCCTTGCTGTACGGTAGCAAGATGTCCAgatgtgtctgcctctctcttgttGCTACGCCTTACATTTACGGTTTTGCAAATGGCCTGGCACAGACCATCCTGATGCTTCGCCTCTCCTTCTGTGGACCCAATGAAATCAACCACTTCTACTGTGCGGACCCACCTCTCATAGTCCTTGCGTGCTCGGATACGTATGTCAAAGAAACTGCCATGTTTGTGGTGGCTGGTTTCAATCTCACATGCTCTCTTGCCATAATTCTCAtctcctacattttcattttcacgACGGTTCTGCGCATCCGTTCTGCAGAGGGGAGGCGCaaggccttctccacctgtggGTCCCACTTGACGGCTGTCACCATCTTTTATGGGACGCTATTCTGCATGCACCTGCGACCCCCTTCCGAGACATCTGTAGAACAGGGGAAAATTGTCGCAGTTTTTTATATCTTTGTGAGTCCTATGCTAAACCCTTTGATCTATAGCCTGCGGAACAAAGATGTTAAACAAGCAATCAGGAAAGTTGTCCAAGAGAAATTACTTACTAAATAG
- the LOC125147052 gene encoding olfactory receptor 1030-like translates to MLQTNYTAVTEFILLGLTDRAELQPVLFVVFLVIYLITVVGNVSMILLIRSDSKLHTPMYFFLSHLSFVDLCYATSVAPQMLVHFLSKRKAISFLGCLLQFHFFIALVITDYYMLTVMAYDRYMAICNPLLYGSKMSRCVCLSLVATPYIYGFANGLAQTILMLRLSFCGPNEINHFYCADPPLIVLACSDTYVKETAMFVVAGFNLTCSLAIILISYIFIFTTVLRIRSAEGRRKAFSTCGSHLTAVTIFYGTLFCMYLRPPSEASVEEGKIVAVFYIFASPMLNPLIYSLRNKDVKQAIRKVVQKKLLFK, encoded by the coding sequence ATGTTACAGACAAACTACACAGCAGTGACTGAGTTTATCCTCCTGGGACTGACAGATCGAGCCGAGTTGCAGCCTGTCCTTTTTGTGGTCTTCCTGGTCATCTACCTTATCACAGTAGTTGGCAACGTGAGCATGATTTTGTTAATCCGAAGTGACTCAAAACTTCAcacgcccatgtacttcttcctcagccATCTCTCCTTTGTGGATCTCTGTTACGCTACCAGTGTCGCTCCGCAGATGCTGGTTCATTTCTTATCCAAGAGAAAAGCCATTTCCTTCCTTGGTTGCCTTCTACAATTCCACTTTTTCATTGCCCTGGTGATCACGGATTATTATATGCTGACGGTGATGGCTTACGACCGCTACATGGCGATCTGCAACCCCTTGCTGTACGGTAGCAAGATGTCCAgatgtgtctgcctctctcttgttGCTACGCCTTACATTTACGGTTTTGCAAATGGCCTGGCACAGACCATCCTGATGCTTCGCCTCTCCTTCTGTGGACCCAATGAAATCAACCACTTCTACTGTGCGGACCCACCTCTCATAGTCCTTGCGTGCTCGGATACGTATGTCAAAGAAACTGCCATGTTTGTGGTGGCTGGTTTCAATCTCACATGCTCTCTTGCCATAATTCTCAtctcctacattttcattttcacgACGGTTCTGCGCATCCGTTCTGCAGAGGGGAGGCGCaaggccttctccacctgtggGTCCCACTTGACGGCTGTCACCATCTTTTATGGGACGCTATTCTGCATGTATCTGAGACCCCCTTCTGAGGCATCTGTAGAAGAGGGGAAAATTGTCGCAGTTTTTTATATCTTTGCGAGCCCTATGCTAAACCCTTTGATCTATAGCCTGCGGAACAAAGATGTTAAACAAGCAATCAGGAAAGTTGTCCaaaagaaattactttttaaatag